The genomic region GTCCAGTCTTTAACCTACCCCTGCAAGAAGGTATAAAATAAGTCTGGCTTGAGTTATCACATCACTGTGTACCATGCCTACATCTTGTAATAAAGGCTGTGCATATGCTCTTGCCTGTAATGGGTGTCTGCCAGTCACGGGTCACCCCATTACACACCTAGCAGCAGAAGTGTGCAGCCAAGTCAACAAACAATAGAGTTTTTGATTGTTGTCATTCTCTTTAAAACGAAGAACACGATAGTTATCCAAATGGCATTGCCCTGAGGGCTATTTGTTACATACTTAACTAATTGCTTAATGCAGTTAGGAATATAGGTATTTACATTTTGTTGCCTGCGATGGCcgcaattctgggaaaaaacccagcatagtgggaaaaaaaacatgccaaCATTTGCTCACTGTGtctaggtaagtgaatgcattctCAGGTCAATCAAAAATATGGAAATTGCTCATATAACTGCACTTAAGACTACTGTGATGTTTGTAAGTAAGCAACTCAATATATGCCTGGCCAGTTTTCCAGTGACATGAagataaataagcaaacaaaagGTATGTACAAAGTTCTGGTATATTTGCATTTGGAATTTCCATTATGTAGTTCTAGTTGCCATTGAAAAAATAAGACATATTCAGCCATCCAATGATCTGTATTATTTAGCAACAGCTGAAGGGTCACTTGCATATTATTCCCATCAGTGCCGGATTTCAATGACCGGCACCCCTAGGCCGCACGGTTCGACCAGGCGGCCACGCGGTCCTAgagcccacctcacctccccttcccagcgcgccggcgaaaaaacgccggcgcagctgctgtcatttaatggggacgcacacgtccccataatgcgactgggcggcatgccgcccctatttttttgccgccctaggccagggcctatgcggccttgccacaaatccgggcctgattccCATACTGGCATTCAGTCTCAAATCATTTATACTTGTTAAAATAATTGAAAGCAAAAATGTCTGGTTCCTGTAATCAGCCTGGACATTCAAGTATAACAAATACAGTTGCATAAACATTTCTAGGCTGGGAGTAATGTTGTTATAATGGTTGTCTATGGGAAATTCTTGCCCAGGGAGTGAAAAGGGCATTCACTCTTTTtagatcaattaaaaatatttgttaattaAATATAGTTgtcaattaaaaatgtgttccTCCAGTTAACAAAAAGGAATtagatattttcaaaatgttagtGATAGATGTATTTTTTACTCAGTGAAGTCCATTTTCGGCTGTCTGGCATTCTGTGGTATTTTGGTGACCCCTTGTGGTCCCTGAGGAAGACTTCTAGCATAGAAACGGAAGCATTAACAAAAGCACATTCAAAAAATTCATGCAGCAGTTCGTGTGTCTATAATGATATATTAATTACACCGTAGCATAATTATTTTAGTTACTCTGCTAATCTTGATGATACCTTCTAAAGAGGATAACCAATACATTTGCATATGCCTCCTGAACCCTAGTAAGTGGGAGACAAAGATGTTTAGAGAAATGTCATATGTATAATACATGTTCCTGGGTCTCACTTATTAAGTGAAGGGCTTGTTTTTTTAGTTGGAAGACCAGGTCCACTTAATGAACAAAAGTGTTTGCTGTAGTCAGTAGGACCCCATTTTGTCTAATGACAAATAGGTGTTTGACTGGGTAATGACATAGACACCTCTTTGACTTTGCAGTTTTAGTCGAGAGACCCATCTTTTAGCAACACCTCCATTACTAATATGGTAAATGAACATTCATGAATACTAAAGGAAACCTGAAATGCCATTAGATCCTTTGGCATATCTAGCCATTGCCATTTTCCAATCAGTTAAATGATATCCATCTGGttgtgtattaatatatttttttcgtTCTTGAGTGTGAATAAGGGTTTTATTAATAGTGCATGTTTGTTTTATGTAAATACTTGACAAGTGTGTTTCATTTTCAGGCACCAAGTGTTGTAGGATGTTCCATAAAAAAGAAGCCAGAACTTTACAAGTTCATGATGGAGATCTGGGCACTTTAGTATCCTTTGTTCCAAAAGGCTGGCAGAATCTGTGAAAATATGAAGTTGGGCATCTAGGGAcgtttatacagtaaataggacatgtatatatttatagagagagtATGAAATGCAGTAAATATAACTGGATTAATAGACAGCTAAATGTTTTTGGTTCCTATAGCTAATTATTCGGTTTTTCACATTTTACAGGTTAAAGGCAGAATTTatcatttttatggcaaaaataggttgcaacagcagcagcataACAGATGCTAAATACcaccattcttattttttttgctttgcatttGAACATGTCTGTGCAAAATTAgtgtttatatttacatatatagatatatccttTTCATTTCAGTTTGTAAGATCTGTGGCCAAAATAAAGAAATCTAATAACAGCCTACATAGTTTGAATTAGGATGCATAAACTGCAGCAAGAAACATGGTAGATACTCGACCTTTACAGgtgtagtaacccacagcaaccaataagatgttaacttttaaacaggtgaccaataactGTTTCCTCCTGGCCatctgaataaaataataaaatgtgggCCTTGAAAACCTTGCCACAATATACCTCTCAAATGGCCCAAAAGTCAACCTTACAAAAAGAATGCTCACTCAACTGTAAATACTGCACAAATGCAGTaagattaaataaatgtaaactatgaggaatatttatattttaaatgactCTGGGACTGATCACAATCTCCCAGTatcttcatttttatgggattttctgAGATCTATTTATCTAATGATGAACTCGACATACAcgcattgataaatatgctcataAAATCCTacagaaatgaaagaaaacatgaaTTGATACATgcatttctcttaaaggagaaggaaaggttaaaactaagtaagccttatcagaaaggtccatctaaatataccagtaaacccccaaagtaatgctgctctgagtgccctgtgaaaagaaacactgcatttctttccttctattgtttacacatgggcttctgtatcagacttcctgcctccAGCTTAAACATCATtgtcctgggcaagagcatgctcagtttgctcctcttcccccccctcccttctctactgtaatctgagcccagagcagggagagactcaggcaggaagtgatgtcacacaacagtaatactgcagctcctatcctaaacaaacagagagtttctagagctttttactcaggtatggtaaagcattctacagaataaatatagcattctagcttgcactattgcagctaatctattggcaataaaatgcctccgtagctttccttctcctttaacgctaAATGTATAGCCATAACCTTAAATACGAATCCACAGAAGAAAAGGAACCTCAAATAATAttctacaattttaaaaatgaagttcTGAAGGTTGGTATTCAAGAAGAATATAATAAATAGTTTGAACaacgaattgaaaaaaaatgacatgccAGTTGTTTACATGTAAAATGTTTCTCTGATGCTCACATAGAAGATACTTGATTGTCTTTTCTATCTACTCATCTGAGTCCAGCCATCTTTTTAATTAAGAATAAGGCAAAACCCATTCTATTGTGTTCAAATGAGCTTTtgataatacatatacatatacatgacgAACCCCTTaaacccccataaaaaaaaactcacagtaTTTTTAAAGCTCATGGCCTATATGGTGTTATTTTTTCACgaatggaaaaaacatttaaaggaccagtaacatcaaaaaatttaattattttaaagtaataaaaatataatgcagtgttgccctgcactagtaaaactgctgtgttggcttcagaaacactactattgtttatataaataagctgctgtgtagccaagggggcagctattcaaaagagaaaaggatcaagttacacagcagataacagataagctctgtagaacataatgctatctgttatccattatttatcctgtgccatatagccttttttcaatttccaccattgctactcagcagcttgtttatatgaactatagtagtgtttctgaagcaaacacaccagttttaccagtgcagggcaacactacatgatattttcactactttaaaacactttcagtttttggtgttactgttcctttaaacccaaCTAACTGGCGCAGGCAGATTTTGGCCTGAAACTGTGAACTAAATAATCCAGACATGCGAATTTTAAggcaaaatacatttccaaaacTATGCACTTTGCACTGTAAACTGTGTTTACAAATCAGCTTCAAATCATTAATCTCTAATGCAAATTAATGTGGGAAAGAGCTTGGcataatttgtactttttatggATTGGCAACCTtagatattattaaaaaatgcagCTTTGTAGATAGATGGTTCTTCTAAggagcaaatactgtatattaaaaattaaaagaagTTCTCTAATTTTTTGAAAttgatttatttgaatttttttacattttcagtcaGTAATATCAATAATATTGTAACGAAAAAATCTGGCAACAAAACTGGTAAGTAAGTTAATGGGAATTGCATTTTCAACATTTAggcaatcttgtttttttttacttcttccaAACAAAGTTTTAAAACGAAATATTGTGATACTTTTTGCAAACAAGATGCTTTTGTTACAAAGCAATTgagtttttccattcaagttttccATAAATATGCTAGTGGTCAGGAAATAAAAACTGAATTacgtttttattgcattttttggcATAATTGAGTTCTGAAACAACTGCCATTCAAAAATCTATAAATCAGCCCCCACTTCTCTAGCTATGCTTTACTCTCTATATAACCCTTATCAGTGAGgtatattttcttttgaaaaaatataaatctaaatTCTGCTATTTTGTAGGTGATAAAAATAGGGGGCAGGACAGCAGATGAAATTAGCAATATCTTGGATGAAGCCAGATTCTACAAGAAATCACAGAAAGGAGAGGAGGTGCCTAAGGAATTCCAGCACCTGCCACTAAAAGCACCTCGGGATGAGTTGTGAACATGTAAAACCTGTGTAACCCTAAACTGGCACAAACGCTAAAGGATTCACTCAGATAAAAATAATCATTGTGGGAAGAAGAACCTTGCTGTCatcttcatttttataaaaacatttgtagatcaacttaatttcagttttaTCTCTTATTGTGGGGAAATCtgacaaaacaaataaatatataacaaataaaaaaataaattttcaggcATCAAGTGTTGTAGGATATTCCATAAAATTGTGCCAGAAAAATTTCTAGCCCAAGCAACCATTATATAGTattgattatattttgttttttcagagGGTGTCAGGGAAGTCTGAGAAGGGAGGGACACAGGGAGTGGTAACAGAAATGGTGGAGAGATACTGTACAAGCTGGAAACAACCTGTATCTCAGATGGGGGGGCTTAAATATCACCACTATCTTCAGATTCTGTACCACCAGATTCAATGTAGTGGTAAAAAGTGAGCCAAAGGCATGTGTGTGTGTTCCGAGATAGAACAAAAGTCATGCCTATTTTCGTCTATAACAAATGTCAAGATgtgatgcaaaaaaaatcaattctccCAGACCACAATCTATTTCTATTTCAtatacctgtatgtttttaaatTGTGGGTTTAACTGGAGTACATATATAAAACAGATGCAAATATCTGCATTTTGTGCCTATCTATGCTTTTGCCTTTTAATATAAAGCAAAGGTATGAATAATATAAAGGGAAGGTATCAATAAGAAAGAGAAATAAGTTAATATAACAGAACACTCTTATTACAATGTTAATGTATAGAGGCAGTTTTGCACCACTTAAGAGTTTGGCTCCACAGCAGACCCCAAGCTGTATTTAAAACTATCTTTATTAAtcacaaatttatttttgtaaaacccaataTACATGAAAAGAAAGTTggaattaaaagaagaaaaaatcatTCCTATAATTGCTGATCTGGAAATTAGCAACAACTTCAAATTCAACTAGGATGGAGCCAAGaacatatacagttgtgtttagaataatagcagtccaacatcactaacctgatcaatcactgtttttggacaaaattatatttctacatggcaaataatttactatttgTTGTAGTAGAGTAATTGAAaatcaacagacccaacagtcatgacatgcatgttgctgattctgtgtaactgaatccTTAATTGatgcttgttcaaaataataaaagcttgttccatataatagcagtgtggagttcaattagtgaggtcattaattctgtaaaaaaaaaaaaaacatgtgccaATTAAGGcctttatttaaagaagaaaggcagcaaatgttgtgcatgttgtTTATAgtacatttctctctgaaaatctgattaAAATTGGGTgtttccagacattgttcagaagagaAGCGtagtttgattaaaaagttgattgaagaggggaaaatgtataaagaagtgcagaaaatcatAGGCTGcacagctaaaatgatctcataCACTGAAAGATGTGGTAGAAAACGGAAAACTaccaaatggatagaagaatagccaaaatggcaaagactccaTCAGCAAATGATCAGcttcaggaagatcaaagaaggcctaaagttacctgtgagtactgttacaattagaagatgcctatgtgaaaccaagtaaaaaaatacatgtgCTGAAGATGTTAAAGTTTGCCATAGAACACAATGACTGGACCAAAGAGAAacggcgcaacattttgtggattggtgatgttctttttgg from Xenopus laevis strain J_2021 chromosome 1S, Xenopus_laevis_v10.1, whole genome shotgun sequence harbors:
- the LOC108706444 gene encoding selenoprotein M; protein product: MFVLCKYLTSVFHFQAPSVVGCSIKKKPELYKFMMEIWALYHNLKYESTEEKEPQIIFYNFKNEVLKVIKIGGRTADEISNILDEARFYKKSQKGEEVPKEFQHLPLKAPRDEL